One Desulfovibrio fairfieldensis genomic window carries:
- a CDS encoding sigma 54-interacting transcriptional regulator: MPDPAPRIFFAAPDESLIQAFYQAIPKDEHNILAMSVLDQSAANVVEYARTSSIEVIISRGGIAELLRKAQKRGPSAIPIVQIQVTPFDIIDAMREAQKISRNMAFIAYANMLEGAKKLMDLFDLDLRFVALSSPRDCLEAIFTALEHKTEVIVGGAQVVKVCRENSIPAVLLNTNQESLRQACDGALRIIEARDDSRRETRRMAAILDQLDQGLIALDGDGHVLYSNAPADRLAGVGKKQLLGLGMQQIPLFQRHFTSSFFLNGTGKTVFACGDSKRECVARWQRVEPETFGINGLISLDVGREVSARPQTERGDRGHSSRFCFEDIVGASIALEKAKAKARQYAQADAAILLHGQTGVGKELFAHAIHNASPRRDEPFVAVNLAALPATLMESELFGYVRGAFTDARRGGKQGVFEYAGKGTVFLDEIGEIPLEMQSRLLRVLQDGDFMRLGDDRLVKARCRIISATNKELEEAVRQGTFRQDLYYRLNILRLNIPSLRERRGDIRDLARIFLEKFCAKYGKVSGKITPEALKILLERKWDGNIRELQAVIERYVVLCAEGHVHLEEPGLRDILEEGRQAGQAAGQARRAPSDEEVRLALEAHRHNILEAAAALGIHRTTLWRRLKRARRT, from the coding sequence ATGCCCGATCCAGCGCCGCGCATCTTTTTCGCCGCGCCCGACGAAAGCCTGATCCAGGCTTTTTACCAGGCCATTCCCAAGGACGAGCATAACATCTTGGCCATGAGCGTCCTGGACCAATCCGCCGCCAATGTTGTTGAATATGCCAGAACTTCCTCCATTGAAGTGATCATCAGCCGGGGCGGCATAGCCGAACTTCTGCGCAAAGCCCAGAAACGCGGTCCAAGCGCCATTCCCATTGTCCAGATCCAGGTGACGCCTTTCGACATCATTGACGCCATGCGCGAGGCGCAGAAAATTTCCCGTAACATGGCCTTCATCGCCTATGCCAACATGCTGGAAGGCGCTAAAAAGCTCATGGATCTCTTTGACCTGGACCTGCGTTTCGTCGCCCTGTCCTCACCCAGGGATTGTCTGGAAGCCATTTTCACGGCCCTGGAACACAAGACGGAAGTGATCGTGGGCGGCGCGCAGGTGGTGAAAGTATGCCGGGAAAACAGCATCCCCGCCGTCTTGCTCAATACCAACCAGGAAAGCCTGCGCCAGGCCTGCGATGGGGCCCTGCGGATTATTGAGGCGCGCGACGATTCCCGGCGGGAAACGCGCCGCATGGCGGCCATCCTGGACCAACTGGACCAGGGCCTGATAGCCTTGGACGGCGACGGGCATGTGCTCTACAGCAACGCGCCGGCGGATCGCCTAGCCGGTGTGGGCAAGAAGCAGCTTCTGGGGCTCGGCATGCAGCAGATTCCCCTTTTCCAGCGCCACTTCACATCCTCTTTTTTTCTGAACGGCACGGGCAAGACCGTGTTCGCCTGCGGCGACAGCAAGCGGGAATGCGTGGCCCGCTGGCAAAGGGTCGAACCGGAAACCTTCGGCATCAACGGGCTCATCAGCCTGGACGTCGGACGGGAAGTTTCGGCCCGGCCCCAGACGGAACGCGGGGACCGGGGACACAGCTCCCGTTTTTGCTTTGAGGATATTGTGGGCGCGAGCATTGCGCTGGAAAAGGCCAAGGCCAAAGCCCGCCAATACGCCCAGGCCGACGCCGCCATACTTCTGCATGGACAGACCGGCGTGGGCAAGGAGCTGTTTGCCCATGCCATTCACAATGCCAGCCCCCGCCGGGACGAGCCTTTCGTGGCCGTCAACCTGGCGGCCCTGCCGGCCACGCTGATGGAAAGCGAGCTCTTCGGCTACGTGCGCGGCGCGTTCACCGACGCCCGGCGCGGCGGCAAGCAGGGCGTCTTTGAATACGCGGGCAAGGGCACCGTCTTTCTGGATGAAATCGGGGAAATCCCCCTGGAAATGCAAAGCCGCCTGCTGCGCGTGCTCCAGGACGGAGACTTCATGCGCCTGGGCGACGACAGGCTCGTCAAGGCCCGCTGCCGGATCATTTCAGCCACCAACAAGGAACTGGAAGAGGCGGTGCGACAGGGGACATTTCGCCAGGATCTCTATTACCGGCTGAACATTCTGCGCCTGAACATCCCCAGCCTGCGGGAACGCCGGGGCGACATCCGGGATCTGGCCCGGATTTTTCTTGAAAAGTTCTGCGCCAAATACGGCAAAGTTTCGGGCAAGATCACGCCCGAGGCCCTGAAAATCCTGCTGGAGCGGAAGTGGGACGGCAACATCCGCGAATTGCAGGCCGTCATTGAGCGCTATGTGGTGCTCTGCGCGGAGGGGCATGTGCATCTGGAGGAACCAGGCCTGCGCGACATTCTGGAAGAAGGGCGGCAGGCCGGGCAGGCGGCGGGACAAGCCCGGCGCGCGCCCAGCGACGAGGAAGTCAGGCTGGCCCTGGAGGCACACCGCCACAACATCCTTGAGGCGGCCGCCGCCCTGGGCATCCACCGCACCACGCTCTGGCGGCGGCTGAAACGCGCGCGCCGGACCTGA
- a CDS encoding tripartite tricarboxylate transporter permease → MNILDALWAALDPLTFLLVFLGTLFGLIFGVIPGLTAILAIVLLIPLTYGMDALMAIAMLIGVYIGGISGGLVTAILLGMPGTPSSIATTFDGFPLAQKGEAGKALGVGITSNLVGCMIGWLALILLAPFFARIAVAFGPVEYVAVIIFGFTTVISLSGNTPSKGLIACLLGLLCSIIGMDPSTGMMRNTFGFTVLDGGISSIPAMIGLFVLTPAFREVEQCTRKYIIPRSNLKNISMSRTELRQSRGNFLRSGIIGVLIGILPGIGGTLANFVAYDQAKKHAPRPDTFGTGDIQGIVASETANNAVIGGTLIPLLVLGIPGDAVTAVLLGGLQLHGIEPGPLLLRDNPQLLYGIFVYFLVASLFMFVLMFAAGARIFPVILRISKTWLLPVVIMASLVGCYNISYATRDLWISFAFGVIGYFLQKAGYPLAPMVISLVLGLMFEKQLRLALALSDGSLLPFLQSPYALLFLALALFSVLWSWWKARRMAAPIKVARGGRTD, encoded by the coding sequence ATGAACATCCTAGACGCGCTCTGGGCGGCGCTTGATCCCCTCACATTTCTGCTTGTTTTCCTGGGCACGCTGTTCGGCCTGATTTTCGGCGTGATCCCCGGCCTGACGGCCATTCTGGCCATTGTGCTGCTGATTCCCCTGACCTACGGCATGGACGCCCTGATGGCCATTGCCATGCTGATCGGCGTGTATATCGGCGGCATTTCCGGCGGCCTGGTCACGGCCATCCTGCTGGGCATGCCGGGCACCCCGTCCTCCATCGCCACCACATTCGACGGCTTTCCCCTGGCCCAAAAAGGCGAAGCGGGCAAAGCCCTGGGCGTGGGCATCACCAGCAATCTGGTCGGCTGCATGATCGGCTGGCTGGCGCTGATCCTGCTGGCGCCCTTTTTCGCGCGCATTGCCGTGGCCTTCGGTCCGGTGGAATACGTGGCGGTGATCATCTTCGGCTTCACCACCGTGATCAGCCTGTCCGGCAACACGCCCAGCAAGGGCCTGATCGCCTGCCTGTTGGGCCTGCTCTGCTCAATCATCGGCATGGACCCGTCCACCGGCATGATGCGCAATACCTTCGGCTTCACCGTGCTGGACGGCGGCATTTCATCCATACCGGCCATGATCGGCCTGTTTGTGCTTACCCCGGCTTTTCGGGAAGTGGAGCAGTGTACGCGGAAATACATCATTCCGCGCAGCAATCTGAAAAACATCTCCATGTCCCGGACGGAACTGCGCCAATCGCGCGGCAATTTTCTGCGCTCCGGCATCATCGGCGTGCTTATCGGCATTCTGCCGGGCATCGGCGGCACCCTGGCCAATTTCGTGGCCTACGACCAGGCCAAGAAGCACGCGCCCCGTCCCGATACCTTCGGCACCGGCGACATTCAGGGCATCGTGGCTTCGGAAACAGCCAACAACGCCGTTATCGGCGGCACCCTGATCCCCCTGCTGGTACTCGGCATTCCGGGCGACGCGGTCACCGCCGTTTTGCTGGGGGGGCTTCAGCTCCACGGCATTGAACCGGGGCCCCTGCTGCTGCGCGACAACCCGCAGCTGCTCTACGGCATCTTCGTCTATTTTCTGGTGGCGTCCCTGTTCATGTTTGTGCTGATGTTCGCGGCCGGTGCGCGGATTTTCCCCGTAATTCTGCGGATCAGCAAAACCTGGCTGCTGCCGGTGGTGATCATGGCCAGCCTGGTAGGCTGCTATAACATTTCCTACGCCACACGGGATCTCTGGATCAGCTTCGCCTTCGGGGTCATCGGCTATTTTCTGCAAAAAGCCGGATATCCCCTGGCACCTATGGTCATTTCCCTGGTGCTGGGCCTGATGTTTGAAAAGCAACTGCGTCTGGCCCTCGCCCTCAGCGACGGCAGCCTGCTTCCCTTCCTGCAGTCGCCCTATGCCCTGCTGTTTCTGGCGCTGGCCCTGTTTTCCGTGCTCTGGTCCTGGTGGAAGGCCCGGCGCATGGCGGCCCCGATAAAGGTCGCTCGCGGCGGCCGCACGGACTGA
- the gmhB gene encoding D-glycero-beta-D-manno-heptose 1,7-bisphosphate 7-phosphatase has translation MSTALRRAVFLDRDGTLNLDTGYVHRVEDWRWLPGVPEALARFKAAGWLLVVASNQSGIARGMFGPAELHTLERWVDARLAPLGAAPDAWYSCPHLPETTGPCDCRKPAPGLLLRAARDLAIDLAASWMVGDRLRDAQAGLAAGCRAVLLRTGWGEHEAAQARAVLPQVPVLPDLPAACAHILAQHS, from the coding sequence ATGAGCACCGCATTGCGTCGCGCGGTCTTCCTGGACCGTGACGGCACCCTCAATCTGGATACGGGCTACGTGCACCGCGTGGAAGACTGGCGCTGGCTGCCCGGCGTGCCCGAGGCCCTGGCCCGTTTCAAGGCCGCCGGTTGGCTGCTGGTGGTCGCCAGCAACCAGTCGGGCATCGCGCGGGGCATGTTCGGCCCGGCGGAGCTGCACACCCTGGAGCGCTGGGTCGATGCCCGGCTGGCTCCTTTGGGCGCGGCTCCGGACGCCTGGTATTCCTGCCCGCATCTGCCGGAGACCACCGGCCCGTGCGACTGCCGCAAACCCGCGCCCGGCCTTCTGCTGCGCGCCGCCCGCGATCTGGCTATTGACCTGGCGGCCTCCTGGATGGTCGGTGACCGGTTGCGCGACGCTCAGGCCGGACTGGCCGCCGGGTGCCGGGCCGTGCTGCTGCGCACCGGCTGGGGGGAGCATGAGGCGGCGCAAGCGCGGGCGGTATTGCCGCAAGTGCCTGTGCTGCCGGACCTGCCCGCCGCCTGCGCGCATATTCTGGCACAACATTCCTGA
- a CDS encoding cupin domain-containing protein: MKRIAIAFFAFVLAGASVGAALAADTASSAGQSVVRAGTQASAKGPEAWFTGTVRIDPLFPDNAAANVSGAYVTFEPGARSAWHEHPAGQTLVVISGVGLTGTSDGKVVEIRAGDVVRCPPNVRHWHGAAPHVAMTHMALTGVKDGKNAVWHEKVSDAEYSRPVSR; the protein is encoded by the coding sequence ATGAAACGTATTGCCATCGCCTTTTTCGCCTTTGTGCTGGCCGGGGCGTCCGTGGGCGCGGCGCTGGCCGCCGACACCGCGTCCAGCGCCGGGCAGAGCGTCGTTCGCGCCGGAACGCAGGCCTCGGCCAAGGGACCGGAGGCCTGGTTCACGGGCACTGTGCGCATTGATCCCCTGTTTCCGGACAATGCCGCCGCCAATGTGTCGGGAGCCTATGTCACCTTTGAGCCGGGCGCGCGCTCGGCTTGGCACGAGCACCCCGCCGGGCAGACCCTGGTGGTGATTTCCGGCGTGGGCCTGACCGGCACGTCTGACGGCAAGGTTGTGGAAATCCGGGCCGGGGACGTGGTGCGTTGCCCCCCGAATGTGCGCCACTGGCACGGTGCCGCGCCCCATGTCGCCATGACCCACATGGCGCTTACCGGCGTGAAGGACGGCAAAAACGCCGTGTGGCATGAAAAGGTCAGCGATGCGGAGTACAGCCGTCCCGTGAGCAGGTAG
- a CDS encoding HpcH/HpaI aldolase family protein has protein sequence MKYIRSRVQNRETVYGVWCSLASSICGEIVAGAGYDWMLLDVEHAPGSPATLLSQLQAAAAFPAVPVVRLPMSDRVWCKWALDLGASGIMFPNIDNAARAEEAVSFMQYPPYGVRGVGQAVRASDYGREFRRYAACAQRGLLGVMQIESPEAVEQCAAIAAVRGVDVLFVEPADLGASLELPETFADPRFMAALRGIADAARGHGKAAGILLPTPDLAPAVREMGYTFIGVGSDAALLAQALADNLKSLWASEK, from the coding sequence ATGAAGTATATCCGTTCCCGCGTGCAGAACCGGGAGACCGTGTATGGCGTCTGGTGCAGTCTGGCTTCTTCCATCTGCGGTGAGATCGTCGCGGGCGCGGGGTATGACTGGATGTTGCTGGATGTGGAACACGCGCCGGGCAGCCCCGCCACCTTGCTGTCGCAGTTGCAGGCCGCGGCGGCTTTTCCCGCCGTGCCCGTCGTGCGCCTGCCCATGTCGGACCGGGTCTGGTGCAAGTGGGCGCTGGATCTGGGGGCCTCGGGCATCATGTTCCCCAATATCGACAACGCGGCCCGGGCGGAAGAGGCCGTTTCCTTCATGCAGTACCCGCCGTACGGCGTGCGCGGCGTGGGACAGGCCGTGCGGGCCTCGGATTACGGGCGGGAATTCAGGCGCTATGCCGCCTGCGCCCAGCGGGGGCTTTTGGGCGTCATGCAGATCGAAAGCCCGGAAGCCGTGGAGCAGTGCGCGGCCATCGCGGCCGTGCGGGGCGTGGATGTGCTTTTTGTGGAACCGGCGGACCTGGGCGCAAGCCTGGAGCTGCCCGAGACGTTCGCGGACCCGCGCTTTATGGCGGCGCTGCGGGGCATTGCCGACGCGGCGCGCGGGCACGGCAAGGCCGCGGGCATCTTGCTGCCCACGCCGGACCTGGCCCCGGCCGTGCGGGAAATGGGCTACACCTTTATCGGCGTGGGTTCGGATGCCGCGTTGCTGGCGCAAGCCCTGGCCGACAACCTGAAAAGCCTCTGGGCTTCCGAAAAATAA
- a CDS encoding tripartite tricarboxylate transporter TctB family protein yields MVFLEPCILLTAALLSLLCLFYPTEGAGFIAPSDYLGPDGFPTAVCVLLLTSCVLRLVLWFKERRTLLGQRLFATTEQRILFGKTFLMILLFILSFIHVGFYATILVYFAVFPLLLEGVKKVRPAALAAYAGGLALTCWVIFHCFKIYLPEPLLF; encoded by the coding sequence ATGGTTTTTCTCGAACCCTGCATTCTGCTGACAGCCGCCCTGCTCAGCCTGCTCTGCCTCTTTTATCCCACAGAGGGCGCTGGCTTCATAGCCCCGTCGGACTATCTGGGGCCGGACGGCTTCCCCACGGCGGTCTGCGTTCTGCTGCTGACATCCTGCGTCTTGCGCCTGGTTCTCTGGTTCAAGGAACGCAGAACCCTGCTCGGACAGCGGCTGTTCGCCACCACAGAACAGCGCATCCTCTTCGGCAAAACGTTTCTGATGATCCTTCTTTTCATTCTCTCCTTCATCCATGTGGGTTTTTACGCCACCATCCTGGTCTATTTCGCTGTCTTTCCCCTGCTGCTGGAAGGCGTCAAAAAAGTCAGACCGGCGGCCCTGGCCGCGTACGCCGGCGGCCTGGCCTTGACCTGCTGGGTCATTTTCCACTGTTTCAAGATTTATCTGCCCGAACCGCTGCTGTTTTAA
- a CDS encoding DMT family transporter translates to MQLGTQLKGLLLALTTALFWGTLPIALKQVVTTVDPMTIVWLRFSTGALWLWVWLPRRDARRLRFGVYERRIILLLGIAAAGLGGNFVLFNASVAYLSASATQIIAQAGPMLLMLGSVVVLREPLRRIQVSGVATLLLGFGLFFNERLADLLRFREGYGLGLALGLTAAVVWAVYGVTQKILLREMAPPRIMRALYTVCALALTPFAAPQSLLRLDALQIVCLAYCCLNTLVAYGAFSRAMACWHTAKVSAVITLTPLFTLVFAKLFHLLGPAFFPADPLNWLSYGGALVVVCGAGLIAVGPLLHPLALFHHR, encoded by the coding sequence ATGCAGCTCGGAACACAATTGAAGGGCCTTCTTCTGGCCCTGACCACCGCGCTTTTCTGGGGCACGCTGCCCATTGCGCTCAAGCAGGTGGTGACCACGGTGGACCCCATGACCATTGTCTGGCTGCGCTTCAGCACCGGCGCGCTCTGGCTGTGGGTCTGGCTGCCCCGTAGGGACGCCCGACGCCTCCGATTCGGCGTGTACGAAAGGCGCATTATTCTGCTGCTGGGCATCGCGGCCGCCGGGCTGGGCGGCAATTTCGTGCTGTTCAACGCCTCCGTGGCCTATCTGAGCGCGTCCGCCACCCAGATCATCGCCCAGGCCGGACCCATGCTCCTGATGCTGGGCAGCGTCGTGGTGCTGCGGGAGCCGTTGCGCCGCATCCAGGTCAGCGGGGTCGCCACCCTGCTTCTCGGATTCGGACTCTTCTTCAATGAACGTCTGGCTGACCTCCTCCGCTTCCGGGAAGGCTACGGGCTCGGCCTGGCGCTCGGCCTCACGGCCGCCGTGGTCTGGGCCGTTTACGGCGTGACCCAGAAAATTCTGCTGCGCGAAATGGCCCCGCCCCGGATCATGCGGGCGCTCTACACCGTCTGCGCGCTGGCCCTGACCCCCTTTGCCGCGCCGCAGAGCCTCCTGCGCCTGGACGCGCTCCAGATTGTCTGCCTGGCCTACTGCTGCCTGAACACCCTGGTGGCCTACGGGGCGTTCAGCCGGGCCATGGCCTGCTGGCACACGGCCAAGGTCAGTGCGGTCATCACCCTGACGCCCCTGTTCACCCTGGTTTTCGCCAAGCTCTTCCATCTGCTCGGGCCAGCCTTTTTTCCGGCCGACCCGCTGAACTGGCTGAGCTACGGCGGCGCGCTGGTGGTGGTCTGCGGGGCCGGGCTCATTGCCGTGGGCCCGCTGCTGCATCCCCTGGCCTTGTTTCACCACCGCTGA
- a CDS encoding tripartite tricarboxylate transporter substrate binding protein, producing MKYALICGAILVTSVLLGSNARAATAFPQKEITIIVPYSTGGESDMTARKIAEIAGKLQIFSQPIVVVNMPSANTRDALRHVAGSKPDGHTLLLHHTAFLGTYFLGTVPYSYKDFAMIGQSLITPNCLIARADAPWKNGTELLAAAAQSDRPIVAGTSSVGGYGHTIFEFFMNATKSRDKFKIIFFGSTPETSTALLGGKIDIRIQPTGGAMNAIKAGDSKILILLTEKGMPQFPGVETLGSLGITNIHIQRQGLWAPKDTPPAVLDQLGAALEKIVNSPEFQEFAAGKAMIAEFIPRDQWLKYYQADEKVYDQIAADIKKAAKK from the coding sequence ATGAAATACGCACTGATCTGTGGGGCGATTCTGGTGACAAGCGTCTTGCTGGGTTCCAACGCGCGGGCCGCCACGGCTTTTCCCCAAAAGGAAATCACCATCATCGTGCCCTATTCCACAGGCGGCGAAAGCGACATGACGGCGCGCAAGATCGCGGAAATCGCGGGCAAATTGCAAATTTTTTCCCAGCCGATCGTTGTGGTCAACATGCCCAGCGCCAATACCCGCGACGCCCTGCGCCATGTGGCGGGCAGCAAGCCCGACGGGCACACCCTGCTTTTACACCATACGGCATTCCTGGGTACATACTTCCTGGGCACTGTGCCCTATTCCTACAAAGATTTCGCCATGATCGGCCAATCGCTGATCACGCCCAACTGCCTCATCGCCCGTGCGGACGCGCCATGGAAAAACGGCACGGAACTGCTGGCCGCCGCGGCCCAAAGCGACAGGCCCATTGTGGCGGGTACTTCCAGCGTCGGCGGCTATGGGCACACCATTTTTGAATTTTTTATGAACGCCACCAAGAGCCGCGACAAGTTCAAGATCATCTTCTTCGGCAGCACCCCGGAAACGTCCACGGCTCTGCTGGGAGGCAAGATCGACATTCGGATCCAGCCCACGGGCGGCGCCATGAACGCGATCAAAGCCGGGGACAGCAAGATCCTGATCCTGCTGACCGAAAAGGGCATGCCCCAGTTCCCGGGCGTGGAAACTCTGGGTTCTCTGGGCATCACCAACATACACATACAGCGCCAGGGGCTCTGGGCGCCCAAGGACACGCCGCCCGCTGTGCTGGACCAGTTGGGCGCGGCCCTGGAAAAAATCGTCAATTCGCCGGAATTCCAGGAATTCGCGGCGGGCAAGGCCATGATCGCCGAATTTATTCCCCGCGACCAATGGCTCAAGTACTACCAGGCCGACGAAAAGGTATATGACCAGATAGCCGCTGACATCAAGAAAGCGGCCAAAAAGTAG
- a CDS encoding tripartite tricarboxylate transporter substrate binding protein — translation MSTRIGAFLGCIFGLFLVGGPALAAPAAYPDREISLVVPYKTGGQSDLTARKLVEIIRDKKLLPQPVVVVNIPGANTEEGLRAAMRADPDGYTLLLHHSAFVTMKALGQISMSWHDFEMIGQALEMSNSLVVNLDSRFRTISEFIEAVKKEPGKYHIAIPGLDGVAHLALLDVLARAGIQDKVEIMPFDGACETAAALMGGRVDMRAVPNADMARFVIAGEQRVLLVMGDDKLPGIRVPCYAADLGLKNTLILHNGVFAPRGTPEKIRNILAHALQQAVESEEFQTFATQQMARGRFLDAADWAEVFAKDEENTAAVAKFITR, via the coding sequence ATGAGCACACGCATCGGCGCGTTCCTGGGCTGCATTTTCGGGCTGTTTCTGGTTGGGGGGCCCGCTCTGGCGGCCCCGGCGGCATATCCCGACAGGGAAATCAGTTTGGTCGTCCCATACAAAACCGGGGGCCAGAGCGACCTGACCGCCCGCAAACTGGTCGAAATCATCCGGGACAAGAAGCTGCTGCCCCAGCCGGTGGTTGTGGTGAACATTCCCGGAGCCAACACCGAGGAAGGCTTGCGCGCCGCCATGCGGGCCGATCCCGACGGCTACACCCTGCTGCTGCACCATTCGGCCTTTGTGACCATGAAGGCCCTGGGGCAAATTTCCATGAGCTGGCACGATTTCGAGATGATCGGCCAGGCCCTTGAGATGTCCAATTCCCTGGTGGTCAATCTGGATTCGCGCTTCAGGACGATTTCGGAATTCATCGAAGCGGTGAAAAAAGAACCCGGCAAGTACCACATCGCCATTCCGGGTTTGGACGGCGTGGCGCACCTGGCCCTGCTGGACGTGCTGGCACGTGCCGGCATCCAGGACAAGGTGGAGATCATGCCCTTTGACGGGGCCTGCGAGACGGCGGCCGCCCTGATGGGCGGGCGTGTGGACATGCGCGCCGTGCCCAATGCCGATATGGCCCGCTTTGTCATAGCGGGAGAGCAGCGGGTGCTGCTGGTCATGGGCGACGACAAGCTGCCCGGCATCAGGGTTCCGTGCTACGCCGCCGACCTGGGCCTGAAAAATACCCTGATTCTGCATAACGGCGTTTTTGCCCCCCGGGGCACCCCCGAGAAAATCAGAAACATTTTGGCCCATGCTTTGCAACAGGCCGTGGAAAGTGAAGAATTTCAGACCTTCGCAACACAGCAGATGGCTCGGGGTCGCTTCCTGGACGCGGCTGACTGGGCCGAAGTTTTTGCGAAAGACGAAGAAAACACCGCCGCTGTCGCCAAATTTATCACCCGGTAG
- a CDS encoding phosphomannomutase/phosphoglucomutase, giving the protein MTYDLSCFKAYDIRGRVPDALNPDLARALGRAVADVLGARSVVLGRDARLSGPELRDALAQGLLAAGARVTDLGLCGTEEIYYAAANQPFDAGIMITGSHNPADENGFKLVRAGAVPISGDSGLYELRERVARLLETQAPRNAPAPGALSNVRPACFRPDYLNWLLDYSGARDAADSGRPLKIAADAGNGCAGLVLRELAPSLPFDFVCRQMEPDGHFPNGVPNPLLPEKRQATAEAVRRAGADLGIAWDGDFDRCFFYDSEGRFIEGYYLIGLLAGELLRRFPGGKVIHDTRVYWNTREMVLAAGGTPIMGKTGHAFMKERMRAEDAVYGGEMSAHHYFRDFAYCDSGMLPWLLIAALLSRSGASLAELVSERMAAYPCSGEINRRVADAPRLMQTLRDRYADAALHEDRLDGVNLEFADWRFNLRMSNTEPLLRLNVESRANPALLEDKTSELLGLLDAEEGTTPA; this is encoded by the coding sequence ATGACCTACGATCTTTCCTGCTTCAAAGCCTATGACATCCGGGGCCGCGTGCCGGACGCTCTCAATCCCGATCTGGCCCGTGCCCTGGGCCGGGCCGTGGCGGACGTGCTGGGCGCGCGTTCCGTGGTGCTGGGGCGCGACGCCCGTCTGTCCGGACCGGAGCTGCGCGACGCCCTGGCCCAGGGGCTGCTGGCAGCCGGGGCGCGGGTCACGGATCTGGGCCTCTGCGGTACGGAAGAAATCTACTACGCCGCCGCCAACCAGCCTTTTGACGCCGGGATCATGATCACCGGCAGCCACAACCCGGCGGACGAAAACGGCTTCAAGCTGGTCCGCGCCGGGGCCGTGCCGATAAGCGGGGATTCCGGACTGTACGAGCTCAGGGAGCGCGTGGCCCGGCTGCTTGAAACGCAAGCTCCGCGGAATGCGCCCGCGCCGGGCGCGCTTTCCAACGTGCGCCCGGCCTGTTTCAGGCCGGACTATCTGAACTGGCTGCTGGACTACAGCGGCGCGCGGGATGCGGCAGACTCGGGCAGGCCTTTAAAAATCGCGGCCGACGCGGGCAACGGCTGTGCCGGGCTGGTGCTGCGCGAGCTGGCCCCGTCCCTGCCCTTTGACTTTGTCTGCCGCCAGATGGAACCGGACGGGCATTTCCCCAACGGCGTGCCCAATCCCCTTTTGCCGGAAAAACGCCAGGCCACGGCCGAAGCGGTACGCCGGGCCGGTGCGGACCTGGGCATTGCCTGGGACGGGGATTTCGACCGCTGCTTCTTTTACGACAGCGAGGGCCGCTTCATTGAGGGCTATTATCTGATCGGCCTGCTGGCCGGGGAACTGCTGCGGCGCTTTCCGGGCGGCAAGGTCATCCATGACACGCGGGTCTACTGGAACACGCGCGAAATGGTTCTGGCCGCCGGAGGCACGCCGATCATGGGCAAGACCGGCCACGCCTTCATGAAGGAACGCATGCGCGCCGAAGACGCGGTTTACGGCGGCGAAATGAGCGCCCACCACTATTTCCGGGATTTCGCCTACTGCGATTCGGGCATGCTGCCCTGGCTGCTCATCGCCGCGTTGCTCAGCCGCTCCGGCGCATCCCTGGCCGAACTGGTCAGCGAGCGTATGGCCGCCTATCCCTGCAGCGGCGAAATCAACCGGCGGGTGGCCGACGCGCCCCGGCTGATGCAAACACTCCGCGACCGCTATGCGGATGCGGCCCTGCACGAGGACCGCCTGGACGGCGTCAATCTGGAGTTCGCGGACTGGCGCTTCAACCTGCGCATGTCCAACACCGAACCCCTGCTGCGCCTGAATGTGGAAAGCCGCGCCAATCCCGCCCTGCTGGAGGACAAGACCAGCGAGCTGCTGGGCCTGCTGGACGCGGAGGAAGGCACGACCCCGGCCTGA